A genomic window from Ursus arctos isolate Adak ecotype North America unplaced genomic scaffold, UrsArc2.0 scaffold_25, whole genome shotgun sequence includes:
- the CCDC197 gene encoding uncharacterized protein CCDC197 — protein MLVAMDTSQGAGPSVTSDKDRHLQVLSQELCRLQAKQRKLKREVEKHKLFEDYLIKVLEIIPKGCNEGEEPEAVLVETMVEHYGQLFTISQDIQKHLEALSEMNRVVHQRLESLEESHRALIPSLKIRLCQLQKRCHHEQKQWGQLGHHVTSQKDMDSYNTQLLHYVHVAINNMVRQCSPSTHGAPKSMDLFSKLDLIQEFMLDKMETVRFISLLMEPRVCWSGDSLKNPRRYPRSFRKCPRDQESVPRAPLPGTQTSECSSSN, from the exons ATGCTGGTGGCCATGGACACCAGCCAGGGGGCTGGCCCGAGCGTTACCAGCGACAAGGATAGGCACTTGCAGGTGCTGTCACAGGAACTCTGCCGGCTCCAGGCAAA GCAGAGGAAGCTGAAGAGAGAGGTTGAGAAGCACAAGCTTTTTGAAGACTATCTGATTAAGGTCCTTGAGATAATCCCCAAGG GCTGCAACGAAGGGGAAGAGCCAGAGGCGGTCCTGGTGGAGACCATGGTGGAACACTACGGGCAGCTCTTCACAATCAGCCAGGACATCCAGAAGCATCTGGAGGCCCTCTCCGAGATGAACCGGGTCGTCCACCAGAGGCTGGAGTCTCTAGAGGAGAGCCACAGGGCTCTTATCCCG AGCCTCAAGATTCGGCTGTGTCAGCTGCAGAAGCGATGTCATCACGAGCAGAAGCAGTGGGGGCAGCTGGGACACCATGTCACCTCCCAGAAGGACATGGACAGCTATAAT ACTCAGCTGCTCCACTACGTGCACGTAGCCATCAACAACATGGTCCGGCAGTGCTCCCCCTCCACCCACGGCGCGCCCAAGAGCATGGACCTCTTCTCGAAGCTCGACCTGATTCAG gAATTTATGTTGGACAAAATGGAGACAGTGAGATTTATCTCACTGCTCATGGAACCCAGAGTATGCTGGTCAGGGGACAGTCTCAAGAACCCCAGAAGATACCCCAGATCCTTCAGGAAATGCCCAAGAGATCAAGAATCGGTCCCCAGAGCTCCCCTTCCAGGCACCCAGACTTCAGAGTGCTCCAGCTCGAACTGA